Within Bradymonas sediminis, the genomic segment CGAACCGTATTACACCCCTGAACGTACCAAATGTGCTTATCGATTATATTATAGTTGGCTCGGCTGGCCTTCTATGAACACCGCATTGCCTGAACTCGAAGGGCCGGCGATCGCGGATCTTCGTGATGCGTGGGAAGTTGACGGGATTCGCCTGCTGGAGCGGGCGTATTCGCCGCGAGAGGTAAGGATGCTGAGCAGCGTCAAACCGAGTGTCTCGCCGGTATTATTCACCGCCCGAATGAAGGGGCGCCTGGACCACGCAATGCGACAGCGGCAGGCGTGCGTGAAGTTTAGCCGCAAGGTCGCCATGGTTAGCGTCGGCAATAATATCCAGGCCGTTGTTGAGCGATATGTGGCGAATCAGGCCCGCAAGGAGCCCCTCGCCGACCCACGTAGCAACGTGTTTTTGCAACAATTTACAGTGGTTGATTCGACGGTTGATCTCGCGATGCCGACCTGCAGCAACGCGGGGCGCTATTGGTATAACCTCCACCTTGTACTGGTAACGCGCAATCGAATTCGGATCCTCGACGCGCGTCGTTTAGGTATGCTTCGGGATGGATGTCTTCGGGTTGCTGCCACCCGCGGGCATCAGATCTCCCGGCTCGCGGTGGTTTTCGACCACCTGCACATCGCGCTTCGCGGGGCGATTGACCAATCCCCCGCGGAGATCGCCCTGTGTTATATGAATAACCTCGCCTATTTTCTGCGCCAGGACGCGCTATGGCAGCCGTCGTATTATGTCGGGACTTTCGGGCAATATAATTTGGGGGCGATTCGGTTAAATTGTCGATAGGCTGGCCCGCAGTCCTTTGCGCCGGCGGGGCAAGCCCGCCGGGGGCGGTTGCACGCTCGCAGGCCTCGCCACGAACCTGCAGAAGACCCCCGCCGGCTCGCCCGGCGGGGCAAGCCCGCCGGGGGCGGTTGCCGCTACGGGATTCTGCACCGAGACCGGCCGTCAGCAAAGACCCCCGCCGGCTCGCCCGGCGGGTGAATCAGACTCATAGCCAGCAAACGCCGCGAACCAGCAAAAGACCCCCAACCATCACGTCAACAAGAAAATACCCGACGCCGCGTTAATCTCGTCCGCGTCCAGATCGATGGAATGAGCGATCTCGATATCCGCAAAGCGCGGCTCCGACAAATCAATAACCGTCGGGTTGGCGCGGTCCAAAAGGCGCACGACCGGGCGGCGCGGGTCCGATGACGGCGCCGGGGTGCGGATGACGATGGCGTTCTCGCCGCTGCTCAACTGCACCGTGGTGCCGATGGGGTGGATGCCCAAGGTCGAGACCAGCAGGTCGACCAGCGTGGGGTCAAAGGACATGCCCGCGCGGCTCTGGATATATTGGATGGCCAGGTCGGGGCGGCGCTGCTTATAGCCCTGCAGGCCCTGGATGAGCAGGTCGTAGGCGCGCGAGATGTCGATGATGCGCGTGATAAGATGCAGGTGGCGCTCGGCGCGGTAGA encodes:
- a CDS encoding transposase, which produces MQQTPAGSPGGSVTSVTEQQQMAANQRHGAADPRRLARRERHWPPNVFSRKVLLYRSFSQHPTARRSLKKASLCRRQSKLERHAMSIEPYYTPERTKCAYRLYYSWLGWPSMNTALPELEGPAIADLRDAWEVDGIRLLERAYSPREVRMLSSVKPSVSPVLFTARMKGRLDHAMRQRQACVKFSRKVAMVSVGNNIQAVVERYVANQARKEPLADPRSNVFLQQFTVVDSTVDLAMPTCSNAGRYWYNLHLVLVTRNRIRILDARRLGMLRDGCLRVAATRGHQISRLAVVFDHLHIALRGAIDQSPAEIALCYMNNLAYFLRQDALWQPSYYVGTFGQYNLGAIRLNCR